The Daphnia carinata strain CSIRO-1 chromosome 1, CSIRO_AGI_Dcar_HiC_V3, whole genome shotgun sequence sequence GCAGCTACGCAATCTGTTGCATATTTTGCCCTGTTCAAACCCAAATCTATCAATTCGCTTAATGAGGAGCCTGCAGCTGTCATTTCTCGCTTGCTCCACGTATAAGTTTCGGTTGTCTGCAACTGTAACAAGTTAGCAATAAAAAGAACGATACCTTATATCAGCTTCTACCATGTAAGACTAGGAATGTTACGCTGAAAATGTAATTTTACCTGAAGTTTTTGCATTAGTGGTCCATTCTGTGTGCTAAAATGCCTTAACCATTCTACTGATTCAATTGGATGATCATACTTATTTGGATGAATCGCAGAAGGTGTGCAACCTTTAGGGAACCTAACCCAATTAGGAACTGGAAAGAGATGAAATTGCTGGGCTACTATTGCAattcattattttaaaaattaatttttcgcAATTTACTTACCCCACGGTACATGAACCAAGACCATTCCAGCACTGCTGCCATAATGGAGGATATGTGCCAGGGAAACTGATTTTCCTGACCCAGTCTTTCCATCTGTGTTGCTAAACTAATTAACAGTTACCTGagctgttttttattttattttttacttacaCAACACAAATCTGGTAACCGGAGCATCAAAgttggttttgtttaaatatgTAATTAGCTCAATTGCAGGCTTCCTAACCATGATGGACAATCCATTTAGGGTGTCACTCAGTTCTTTATACTCCTTTGGTAATCCTCCTCCAGCAAAAAGTTgctttttgattgtttgtgaAATTGAATAGAAATGTCCATCATGATCCTTCTTGTGATTTACCTGCAAAATCAGAGAATTATTTATCAGCTAAAATTAGAAATACTGTGAGATACTGCATATACACCTAGACTTACTGGATCAAGTTCATTAGTTCGAAATGTATCTGTTATTGTTTCTGTTATTGGCATGGTATTGGCACTCAATGACGAAAATCTTCGCCAGATCCGAAAAACCTTACCGGTTGGAGAAAAGCGTATCATTTTGCAAAACTAACTTTGTTCCAATAAGGGCTTACGGCTCTTTTGGTTTAGGAAtacgttttttaaaatccgTTATTGTTAGCCAATTCAACTTTATTTTACTAATATCTCTTGGTATCCACGTTAACAACAATAATGTCTATGCCGGTGAATGCAGACGCCAAATTCAGCATGTCATAGTATGGGAGTATAGATTGGCCCCGATTTGCTCTAATCGGGGTACCCGCCCTGAACAAGGCGATTCGTAGCTCAATCGGGGACCACATCGCCAACCGGGACGATGCGGGATAAAAATCAGGGCTTTTCCCGAAAGCCCCGGCGCCATTTTAAAACATGGGGGTTGTTACAGTTTCGGGTTAAAAATCGGAGTATACGGTagacctgccgtaatcgcgattgaaatTTCTATTAAAAATTCTATCGGTGAATAAGTCATTTTAAACTAGCCgacattggttttttttcgattttttcgaAGGTTTCGAAAGTTTCGCTTTCGAAGATTTTTCGATTATCGGTGAACGGTGAAGAGACTCTTTAGCCAAGGGCAGGCTTGCTGTAcgcttaaatttttaagcGGGTGCGCCGCACCACTCAAAGAAAATTGAGCGTGATTGGTGAACCGCTCAATTGCTAGTTAAGAGGTGCGGCGCTCAAAATTTGCGCTATCGCACATTTTGCCTTCTGCCATCTGCTGTCTGCTATATCTACGACGGTTGCCTAGGGAACGATACTTGCTTGTGCATGacttgtaatttttgaaaGAGTCGGCTGCAATAATTTAGAAATAGTTATGATATCGACCGTTAGGTGGCGCTATTTTCCGTGGTAATGACACTTTTTGAGCGGGGTACTcatcgcacatttttttttgagcgtAGCGGTAATCACGCTCAAATGCCGTTAAGCGGTTCGGCCGCTTAAAAATTTCAGCGGAGCGGAAATTCGCTCAAATTTTGTGCGCGCTCACGGCAAGCCTGGTGAAGGGACCTTTATTTACTTACATGGAACTAAGCTTAGCTAACGATATACGAGCTTACCATAGAAAGTAAATTTCTTACCGCTAGGCAATGCctaaaaacaatcggaaaaataatcgcaaaaaaatttatcgaaaatcaaaatttttcaaaaaatattatcgctaaattttcaatttgCGATTATCGAAAGGTACCAATTTTTGGCCGAGAAATAATCGAATGGCAAGTGAGTAGggtatttatttctttttgctgaaAATAACTTTCAATTAACAGTACCATCTAGCGGTGATGGTTTAATCATTGCTgttgtaacgaagccaatatacgTTTTACTCGATATCCCCTTTCTATGTATCATTATTAGCCAAATATATTGTCACGGCCATGAATAttgtaccaagatagagacgtcgtgcttcagattaaaagataatgtgtatttcaccacAAGGTTCCATAACACAACTGCCAACTAACTGccctaaccaattaatcaaaaagcccCCACAGGTGTGCAAAGTCGCtccttttatatccggcgacgagggtggtgctccaaaggacggccatagctggggcgggatttccatcc is a genomic window containing:
- the LOC130691382 gene encoding small ribosomal subunit protein mS29-like, which produces MIRFSPTGKVFRIWRRFSSLSANTMPITETITDTFRTNELDPVNHKKDHDGHFYSISQTIKKQLFAGGGLPKEYKELSDTLNGLSIMVRKPAIELITYLNKTNFDAPVTRFVLYGKTGSGKSVSLAHILHYGSSAGMVLVHVPWVPNWVRFPKGCTPSAIHPNKYDHPIESVEWLRHFSTQNGPLMQKLQLQTTETYTWSKREMTAAGSSLSELIDLGLNRAKYATDCVAALLGELKKAAVGKRCRVLVVIDGFNAFFSPKSRVRREDKSFVLPTEFALTDAFLSLTRNDWNNGAIIVSVDAAAHPSELRESPLPRYQLGKQGFEHLDPFIPIEVPNYNEKEFHSQIDYYIERNWLQQPKARTDRGRAELSFTSGNHPLSLMKLVAPY